A genome region from Sphingobacteriaceae bacterium GW460-11-11-14-LB5 includes the following:
- a CDS encoding nucleoside-diphosphate sugar epimerase, which yields MYVILGASGQVGSAIVDHLLAKKLPVKAVIHNPEKASAIKAKGAEVAIADAMDLNSLIEAFKGGDTLFVLTPETGKNKDVLGETKTILENYNKAISQSSIKKVVGLSSIGAQYPKGTGNLLMSYMLEHAFKDLAIPQIFVRPAYYYSNWLAQLPAIKKTGELPTFYPTNLSLPMISPMDVAAFVAEVLEKDNESKVYEIVGPQKLSSADVAEAFSTALGQEVKAKQIPREDWDETLQKIGFSPDARKNFIEMTQTVINGDTDPENEGTTVVKLKKRISEYFENALRDNKK from the coding sequence ATGTACGTTATCTTAGGCGCGTCTGGTCAGGTTGGATCAGCAATTGTAGATCATTTATTGGCTAAAAAATTACCCGTTAAAGCCGTCATCCATAATCCCGAAAAAGCTTCAGCAATTAAAGCAAAAGGAGCTGAAGTGGCCATTGCCGATGCCATGGATTTAAATTCTTTAATTGAAGCTTTTAAAGGCGGCGACACACTTTTCGTATTAACCCCTGAAACAGGAAAGAATAAAGATGTGCTCGGCGAAACCAAAACGATCCTGGAGAATTACAATAAAGCCATCAGTCAATCTTCAATTAAAAAAGTGGTAGGCTTATCCTCCATTGGAGCACAATATCCTAAAGGCACAGGCAATTTATTAATGTCGTACATGCTGGAGCACGCTTTTAAAGATTTGGCTATTCCACAGATTTTTGTCAGGCCAGCTTATTATTACAGCAATTGGCTGGCTCAACTCCCTGCAATTAAAAAGACTGGAGAGCTGCCTACCTTTTATCCAACCAACCTATCCCTACCTATGATCTCTCCGATGGATGTAGCTGCATTTGTAGCTGAGGTTTTAGAAAAGGACAATGAGTCTAAAGTTTATGAAATCGTTGGGCCACAAAAGCTAAGTTCAGCAGATGTAGCTGAAGCATTTTCTACGGCGCTGGGACAAGAAGTAAAGGCAAAACAGATTCCGCGTGAAGATTGGGATGAAACTTTACAAAAAATAGGTTTTTCGCCAGATGCGAGGAAAAATTTTATTGAAATGACGCAGACCGTGATTAATGGCGATACTGATCCTGAAAACGAAGGGACAACTGTTGTGAAATTAAAAAAGCGCATTTCCGAATATTTCGAAAACGCGCTACGAGACAATAAAAAATAA
- a CDS encoding peptidase M23 has product MRALLLIFLTTFLFETPTIEKDRDRWKPYYTDTAPAKTADNWFLPFDVANRKKINNIKIISIFGDHRDSYVKGHIHTAIDINPAQPKAKLVNVYAMANGIVCSVHLGENQRTVVVKHKLPNGLIMFTSYKHLKEVYVSNGQNVDQNTKLARLFTPQESKKYGGDYHHLHLEIRKKFDDYGCASWLTFNNTQLNERFYNPQNFIREHIK; this is encoded by the coding sequence ATGAGAGCACTATTATTGATTTTTTTAACAACATTTTTATTCGAAACACCTACGATTGAAAAAGACCGCGACCGCTGGAAACCTTATTATACGGATACCGCCCCTGCAAAAACAGCCGATAACTGGTTTCTCCCCTTTGATGTAGCCAACCGTAAAAAAATAAATAACATCAAAATCATCAGCATTTTTGGCGATCATCGGGATAGTTATGTTAAAGGCCATATCCATACAGCTATTGATATTAACCCTGCGCAACCCAAAGCGAAACTGGTTAATGTTTACGCCATGGCCAACGGAATAGTCTGCTCTGTGCATTTGGGCGAAAACCAACGCACAGTCGTGGTAAAACATAAACTGCCCAACGGATTAATCATGTTTACCAGCTACAAACACCTGAAAGAAGTTTATGTAAGTAACGGTCAAAATGTTGATCAGAATACCAAACTGGCCAGGTTATTTACACCGCAGGAAAGTAAAAAATACGGCGGCGATTATCACCATCTTCATTTAGAAATCAGGAAAAAATTTGATGATTATGGCTGCGCAAGCTGGTTAACTTTTAATAATACACAACTAAATGAACGGTTTTATAACCCTCAAAATTTTATTAGAGAACACATTAAATAA